One Candidatus Binatia bacterium genomic window carries:
- a CDS encoding class I SAM-dependent methyltransferase — MQPRWRCIRCAKDLPPGDSGCACGWSLQKRKDYFASTSSAFVPDGFSEERRDHLRDLDERHFWFDAREKLLTRIFLRECRTTFPRALDLGCGTGRFLATLEKFGGELVVGVDGHDGLACVAAERATSATVVAADVENVPLASEQFDLITLLDVLEHVDPLSLLKEARRLAAPGAHLLISVPAHDWLWSSTDEAAGHRCRYDRAMLRAELEKTGWSPGGSTHYQALLLPLVLATRRVRSDRAIGVERRPPVWLNRFLGACNSFEVAALSRFSLPFGSSLVAWAWKDMP, encoded by the coding sequence ATGCAGCCGCGGTGGCGTTGCATCCGCTGCGCGAAGGATTTGCCGCCGGGCGACAGTGGATGCGCGTGCGGCTGGTCGCTGCAGAAGCGAAAGGACTACTTCGCCTCGACGTCGAGCGCGTTCGTTCCGGACGGCTTCTCCGAGGAGCGGCGCGACCACCTGCGCGACCTCGATGAGCGGCACTTCTGGTTCGATGCGAGAGAGAAGCTCCTCACTCGCATTTTCCTTCGGGAATGTCGCACGACTTTTCCGCGCGCTCTCGATCTCGGCTGTGGCACGGGGCGCTTTCTCGCCACGCTGGAGAAGTTCGGTGGCGAACTCGTGGTGGGCGTGGACGGGCACGACGGCCTTGCCTGCGTCGCCGCGGAGCGCGCGACCAGCGCGACCGTCGTGGCTGCCGACGTGGAGAACGTTCCGCTCGCCTCGGAGCAATTCGATCTGATCACGCTTCTCGACGTCCTCGAGCACGTCGATCCACTTTCGCTGCTGAAGGAAGCGCGCCGGCTCGCCGCGCCGGGCGCGCACCTGCTCATTTCCGTGCCGGCACACGACTGGCTCTGGAGCTCGACCGACGAGGCGGCCGGCCACCGTTGTCGCTACGACCGCGCGATGCTGCGCGCCGAACTCGAGAAGACCGGCTGGAGTCCCGGGGGCTCGACGCACTACCAGGCTCTCCTGCTTCCGCTCGTCCTCGCGACGCGCAGGGTTCGCAGTGATCGGGCCATCGGCGTCGAGCGCCGGCCACCGGTCTGGCTGAACCGTTTCCTGGGCGCGTGCAACTCCTTCGAAGTCGCCGCTCTCTCGCGTTTCTCACTTCCC